The Carassius gibelio isolate Cgi1373 ecotype wild population from Czech Republic chromosome B22, carGib1.2-hapl.c, whole genome shotgun sequence genome window below encodes:
- the LOC127987062 gene encoding titin-like: MPRSSGVGFRIGSPATMEERRGRYQNLITLHQEGSEVGGLAQLFWTMAVGLGYNDAALKDLFNNCLDDPLPSWEMKGLEILDFWGFTNYLHHRAQWNATTTPECPDKAASSAPQHKMGASPTPQHRMAANPAPQPKMATSPAPQPKMAANLASQPKMAASPAPQHKMVDSTPPTPHRRGRRRRKAAAVPEAEPDAVPEAVPDAVSEAVPDAVPEAEPDAVPEAEPDAVPEAEPDAVPEAVPDAVPEAEVVPEAVPDAVPEAEPDAVPEAEPDAVPEAVPDAVSEAVPDAVPEAEPDAVPEAVPDAVPEAKPDAVPDAVPEAVPDAVSEAVPYAVPEAEPDAVPEAVLDAVPEAVPDAVPEAESDAVPEAVLDAVPEAVLDAVPEAVPDAVPEAVLDAVPEAVPDAVPEAVPDAVPEAVPDAVPEAKPDAVPEAEPDAVPEAVLDAVPGAVLDAVPEAVPDAVPEAKPDAVPDAVPEAVPDAVSEAEPDAVPEAVPDAVSEAVLDAVPEAVPDAVPGAVLDAVPEAVPDAVPEAKPDAVPDAVPEAVPDAVSEAEPDAVPEAVPDAVSEAVLDAVPEAVPDAVSEAVPDAVPEAVPDAVPEAKPDAVPDAVPEAVPDAVSEAVPYAVPEAEPDAVPEAVPEAEPDAVPEAEPDAVPEAEPDAVPEAVLDAVPEAVPDAVSEAVPDAVPEAEPDAVPEAEPDAVPEAVPDAVPEAEPDAVPEAVLDAVPEAVLDAVPEAVPDAVPEAESDAVPEAVLDAVPEAEPDAVPEAEPDAVPEAVPDAVPEAVPDAVSEAVPDAVPEAEPDAVPEAEPDAVPEAVPDAVSEAVPDAVPEAEPDAVPEAEPDAVPEAVPDAVSEAVPDAVPEAEPDAVPDAVPEAEPDAVPEAVPDAVSEAVPDAVPEAEPDAVSEAEPDAVPEAEPDAVPEAEPDAVPEAEPDAVPEAVPDAVPEAVPDAVSEAVPDAVPEAVPDAVPEAVPDAVPDAVPEAVPDAVPEAEPDAVPEAEPDAVPEAVPDAVPEAEVVPEAVPDAVPEAEPDAVPEAEPDAVPEAVPDAVPEAVPDAVPEAVPEVVPEAVPDVVPEAVSVTVPEAVTTRPWWSSAPPWETLAVTTRTWWSSAPPWGTLAVTTRTWWSSAPPWGTLVMTMRTWWSSAPTYWTPASTTETWWSSAPPWRALALTTRLWWSSAPS; this comes from the exons atgcctagatccagcggtgtgggatttcgaatcggttccccagccaccatggaggaacggagggggagataccagaacttaatcacccttcatcaagagggaagtgaggtgggtggcctggcgcaattgttttggactatggcagtcgggctaggttacaatgatgcagcactaaaggatttatttaataattgcctggatgatcctttaccttcatgggagatgaaggggttagagatactggacttttgggggtttaccaattacctgcaccatcgtgcccagtggaatgcaacaaccacaccagagtgtccagacaaggctgccagctcagccccacagcacaagatgggcgccagcccaactccacagcacaggatggccgccaacccagccccacaacccaagatggccaccagcccagccccacagcccaagatggccgccaacctagcgtcacagcccaagatggccgccagcccagcaccacagcacaagatggtcgactcaacgccaccgactccccatcgtagagggcggaggaggagaaaggcagctgctgttcccgaggcggagcccgatgcagttcccgaggcggtgcccgatgcagtttccgaggcggtgcccgatgcagttcccgaggcggagcccgatgctgttcccgaggcggagcccgatgctgttcccgaggcggagcccgatgcagttcccgaggcggtgcccgatgctgttcccgaggccgaggtcgttcccgag gcggtgcccgatgcagttcccgaggcggagcccgatgcagttcccgaggcggagcccgatgcagttcccgaggcggtgcccgatgctgtttccgaggcggtgcccgatgcagttcccgaggcggagcccgatgcagttcccgaggcggtgcccgatgcagttcccgaggcgaagcccgatgcagttcccgatgcagttcccgaggcggtgcccgatgctgtttccgaggcggtgccctatgcagttcccgaggcggagcccgatgcagttcccgaggcggtgctcgatgcagttcccgaggcggtgcccgatgcagttcccgaggcggagtccgatgcagttcccgaggcggtgctcgatgcagttcccgaggcggtgctcgatgcagttcccgaggcggtgcccgatgcagttcccgaggcggtgctcgatgcagttcccgaggcggtgcccgatgcagttcccgaggcggtgcccgatgcagttcccgaggcggtgcccgatgctgttcccgaggcgaagcctgatgcggttcccgaggcggagcccgatgcggttcccgaggcggtgctcgatgcagttcccggggcggtgctcgatgcagttcccgaggcggtgcccgatgcagttcccgaggcgaagcccgatgcagttcccgatgcagttcccgaggcggtgcccgatgctgtttccgaggcggagcccgatgcagttcccgaggcggtgcccgatgcagtttccgaggcggtgctcgatgcagttcccgaggcggtgcccgatgcagttcccggggcggtgctcgatgcagttcccgaggcggtgcccgatgcagttcccgaggcgaagcccgatgcagttcccgatgcagttcccgaggcggtgcccgatgctgtttccgaggcggagcccgatgcagttcccgaggcggtgcccgatgcagtttccgaggcggtgctcgatgcagttcccgaggcggtgcccgatgcagtttcagaggcggtgcccgatgcagttcccgaggcggtgcccgatgctgttcccgaggcgaagcctgatgcagttcccgatgcagttcccgaggcggtgcccgatgctgtttccgaggcggtgccctatgcagttcccgaggcggagcccgatgcagttcccgaggcggtgcccgaggcggagcccgatgctgttcccgaggcggagcccgatgctgttcccgaggcggagcccgatgcagttcccgaggcggtgctcgatgcggttcccgaggcggtgcccgatgctgtttccgaggcggtgcccgatgcagttcccgaggcggagcccgatgcagttcccgaggcggagcccgatgcagttcccgaggcggtgcccgatgctgttcccgaggcggagcccgatgcagttcccgaggcggtgctcgatgcagttcccgaggcggtgctcgatgcagttcccgaggcggtgcccgatgcagttcccgaggcggagtccgatgcagttcccgaggcggtgctcgatgctgttcccgaggcggagcccgatgctgttcccgaggcggagcccgatgcagttcccgaggcggtgcccgatgcggttcccgaggcggtgcccgatgctgtttccgaggcggtgcccgatgcagttcccgaggcggagcccgatgcagttcccgaggcggagcccgatgcagttcccgaggcggtgcccgatgctgtttccgaggcggtgcccgatgcagttcccgaggcggagcccgatgcagttcccgaggcggagcccgatgcagttcccgaggcggtgcccgatgctgtttccgaggcggtgcccgatgcagttcccgaggcggagcctgatgcagttcccgatgcagttcccgaggcggagcccgatgcagttcccgaggcggtgcccgatgctgtttccgaggcggtgcccgatgcagttcccgaggcggagcccgatgctgtttccgaggcggagcccgatgcagttcccgaggcggagcccgatgcagttcccgaggcggagcccgatgcagttcccgaggcggagcccgatgcagttcccgaggcggtgcccgatgcagttcccgaggcggtgcccgatgctgtttccgaggcggtgcccgatgcagttcccgaggcggtgcccgatgcagttcccgaggcggtgcccgatgcagttcccgatgcagttcccgaggcggtgcccgatgctgttcccgaggcggagcccgatgctgttcccgaggcggagcccgatgcagttcccgaggcggtgcccgatgctgttcccgaggccgaggtcgttcccgaggcggtgcccgatgcagttcccgaggcggagcccgatgcagttcccgaggcggagcccgatgctgttcccgaggcggtgcccgatgctgttcccgaggcggtgcccgatgctgttcccgaggcggtgcccgaggttgttcccgaggcggtgcccgatgttgttcccgaggcggtgtccgttacagttcccgaggcggtgaccacaaggccgtggtggtcttcggctccgccctgggagactctggcggtgaccacgaggacgtggtggtcatccgctccgccctgggggactctggcggtgaccacgaggacgtggtggtcgtccgctccaccctgggggactctggtgatgaccatgaggacgtggtggtcttctgctccgacctactggactccggcctcgaccacagagacgtggtggtcttccgctccgccctggagggctctggccttgaccacacggctgtggtggtcatctgctccgtcctag